One window from the genome of Nicotiana sylvestris chromosome 9, ASM39365v2, whole genome shotgun sequence encodes:
- the LOC138878685 gene encoding uncharacterized mitochondrial protein AtMg00810-like, giving the protein MYKYDGVIISQRKFVLDMLKEYNCLDYKPCSSPLDPTIKLKAKEGTILQDPTYYRKLVGKLNFLTDTRLDIAYSVQHLSQFMQESREPHLKADFHLLRYLKSDPTLGIFMSTDADCTVKAYYDSDWASCPDSKRSITDYLVLLENSLVSWKSKKQETISLSSAETE; this is encoded by the coding sequence ATGTACAAGTATGATGGTGTAATAATTTCTCAAAGGAAATTTGTGCTGGACATGTTGAAGGAGTATAACTGCCTAGATTACAAGCCTTGTTCTTCACCCTTAGACCCTACAATAAAGCTAAAGGCCAAAGAAGGTACCATCCTACAGGACCCTACATACTACAGAAAATTGGTAGGAAAGCTAAATTTCCTAACTGATACTAGACTGGACATTGCATATAGTGTTCAACACTTGAGTCAGTTCATGCAAGAGTCCAGAGAACCCCATCTAAAGGCAGATTTCCATCTGCTTAGATACCTGAAGAGTGATCCCACTCTGGGAATCTTCATGTCTACGGATGCAGATTGCACAGTCAAGGCATATTATGACTCTGATTGGGCAAGTTGTCCAGATTCCAAGAGATCCATTACAGACTATTTAGtgcttttggaaaatagtcttGTTAGTTGGAAATCCAAGAAACAGGAAACTATATCACTATCTTCTGCAGAAACAGAGTAA